TTGGAACGCCCACTCCAGAAGGTAAAACAGGATAAAGGTCATTACCCCTGAAAATGATCCTGATAATATTATCCCTGCCAGAATCATAGCATCGCTTTTCGGTGTTTTGATACCAAACTGTTTGATGCTCAGCCAAATTGAGATTAGTGCCAAAGCGAAAAATGCCGGTTCAAAATAAAGCGCAGTGGTACGCTTACCGCCAAATTTTATGAAGTTCAGTACGTAGCTATTACTGTAAATGAGATATTTCGAAATTCCTTCCATAATACTGCTGCCGCCGGTAAGGATAATTTGCGCCATCTCCACCGCGGCGAGCGCGACCACCATACCCACCACCAGATAAAAAAAACGCAAAATCTTTCGGTGGTTATGCGCGGAAATGGTTTTGAATCGGATACTCCAGACCATCCCGATAATGACCACAATATAGACAAACAGCATCGTGGACGTGACATATTTACCGGCATTCAGCGACTGGCCGAACAGGAAGTTAAATGCCGTAAGCCCCGCGCCGATGCCTAAGGCGATCATCAATTTTTTTACGCTAATGCGTTCCACAAATAACAGCAGCAACAGCGGTAAAAAAGTGACGATGGTAATGGGAAAGCTTTCCCCCAGTTGGGCAATCTTGACATTGACCAGTAGGTAGATCAGCGGCAGCAGCAGATAGCTACAGATTCTGATAGAACGAGACATACTCCTCCAGCATCTGTTGACCGCTGTACGCGACGCGGCTACGCATACGAAAGGCGTCCAGCGTGGCGCCAAATACCGCCTGAGCAATCTCTGGCTTACG
This DNA window, taken from Salmonella enterica subsp. enterica serovar Typhimurium str. LT2, encodes the following:
- the wcaD gene encoding putative colanic acid polymerase (similar to E. coli putative colanic acid polymerase (AAC75117.1); Blastp hit to AAC75117.1 (405 aa), 93% identity in aa 1 - 404) → MSRSIRICSYLLLPLIYLLVNVKIAQLGESFPITIVTFLPLLLLLFVERISVKKLMIALGIGAGLTAFNFLFGQSLNAGKYVTSTMLFVYIVVIIGMVWSIRFKTISAHNHRKILRFFYLVVGMVVALAAVEMAQIILTGGSSIMEGISKYLIYSNSYVLNFIKFGGKRTTALYFEPAFFALALISIWLSIKQFGIKTPKSDAMILAGIILSGSFSGVMTFILFYLLEWAFQYLNKDAIKKKLPLALVSLTLFLVGVIIAFPYIATRLGDLGTEGSSSYYRIVGPLVMVGYSLTHIDGVVRFGSLYEYVASFGIFNGADVGKTIDNGLYLLIIYFSWFAVLMTLWYMGKVLKMALNAFGDNRNFRVQLYLFTPVSLFFTGSIFSPEYAFLIVCPFILRKALKIS